The following proteins are co-located in the Micromonospora viridifaciens genome:
- a CDS encoding helix-turn-helix domain-containing protein: MKIEMWIRALKAARAGADVSQEGLATLIKWSPSTVAAIETGRRRPTMEFALAADQALGTGGLLANLLEAADRERGPSWFVPWRGYEQQATRLRAFEACLVPGLLQTEDYARAVISTGGLHPPAVVDELVAVRMERQQLLQRDRPPHCVFLLDETAVRRPVGGPAVLDAQLGRLLEVAELSAVRLHVIPLAVGEHAGLGGGFVLAELPDGERVLYLENAARGHVVDDPETIGLIERKWDSLLGEALSTGASLDLIRKLKVTP, encoded by the coding sequence ATGAAGATCGAGATGTGGATCCGGGCGCTCAAGGCGGCTCGGGCCGGCGCGGACGTGTCGCAGGAGGGGCTGGCCACGCTGATCAAGTGGAGCCCGTCCACCGTCGCCGCGATCGAGACCGGCCGTCGCCGGCCGACCATGGAGTTCGCCCTCGCCGCTGACCAGGCCCTCGGCACCGGCGGCCTCCTCGCCAATCTGCTCGAAGCGGCGGATCGGGAGCGTGGGCCGTCGTGGTTCGTGCCCTGGCGAGGTTACGAGCAGCAGGCGACGCGCCTGCGGGCCTTCGAGGCGTGCCTGGTGCCCGGTCTCCTCCAGACCGAGGATTATGCGAGGGCGGTCATCTCCACCGGCGGCCTCCATCCACCGGCCGTGGTGGACGAACTGGTGGCTGTTCGCATGGAACGTCAACAGTTGCTGCAGCGTGACCGGCCGCCGCATTGCGTTTTTCTGCTGGACGAAACTGCGGTGCGGCGGCCGGTGGGTGGACCGGCGGTGCTCGACGCTCAACTCGGGCGGTTGCTGGAGGTGGCCGAGCTATCGGCCGTGCGCCTGCACGTAATTCCGCTGGCCGTCGGCGAGCACGCGGGGCTCGGCGGCGGCTTCGTGCTGGCCGAGCTGCCGGACGGCGAGCGGGTGCTCTACCTGGAGAACGCTGCCCGCGGACACGTCGTCGACGACCCGGAAACGATCGGCTTGATCGAGCGGAAGTGGGATAGCCTCCTCGGCGAAGCGCTGTCCACGGGAGCCTCGCTGGATCTGATCCGGAAGTTGAAGGTGACGCCATGA
- a CDS encoding DUF397 domain-containing protein, whose translation MTIAEPSWRTSSRSTDSGGNCVEVADNLPRVVLVRDSKDRSGPTLSFTPDAWRSFLATTRAGQAR comes from the coding sequence ATGACCATCGCCGAGCCCAGCTGGCGTACGTCGTCCCGTTCGACCGACTCCGGGGGCAACTGCGTCGAGGTGGCGGACAATCTGCCGAGGGTGGTGCTGGTCCGGGACAGCAAGGACCGCTCCGGCCCGACGCTCTCCTTCACCCCCGACGCCTGGCGCAGTTTCCTGGCCACCACCCGGGCCGGCCAGGCGCGCTGA
- a CDS encoding ABC transporter permease: MAVPVTTPDRPARKVSARHFVRLKLRVLGNNFRGQGWRIALFVVGVVVGLWFAAGGFFALAAPGLAGEPRYALMIAAFGGGLLLLGWLLLPLVFFGVDETLDPARFALLPLSRRTLVTGLYAAALVSVPVLATLIAVAGLVVTAGALGGWPAALVAAVGAVAGLLLCVAAARAVTSAFATMLRSRRVRDLAAVLLAVLAALLGPLQIAVMAAVSKADWDRLTGVARVVGWTPFGAPWTAGIDVAEGRAWAAVLKLLITALAIGALLFWWSRSLESAMVGAASAGPARSQRGTIGGAVAQLFPRAVGWARRDRFGALVARECRYWWRDARRRANLITIAVVGIFVPVMVNLGGSGFTVGAEEGFSATGTSSPMLVSLSMVFVGVLASVTLANQFGFDGSAYAANVVAGVPGRLELRARMTAFAIYVVPLLGVVAIVVATVLGHPEWLGVMAGTLLAAYGTGLAINGFVSVLGAYALPETSNPFAMNTGAGVAKSLLTLLSMVASAVVAVPMVVAAALLGELWLWLALPLGLAYGLGAALLGAYLAGDVLDRRQPELLAAVTPRR; encoded by the coding sequence GTGGCTGTCCCGGTGACCACGCCCGACCGGCCGGCCCGGAAGGTCTCCGCCCGGCACTTCGTCCGGCTGAAGCTGCGGGTGCTGGGCAACAACTTCCGCGGCCAGGGGTGGCGGATCGCCCTTTTCGTGGTGGGCGTCGTGGTCGGGCTCTGGTTCGCCGCCGGCGGCTTCTTCGCCCTGGCCGCGCCCGGCCTGGCCGGCGAGCCCCGGTACGCGCTCATGATCGCGGCCTTCGGCGGCGGGCTGCTGCTGCTGGGCTGGCTGCTGCTGCCGCTGGTCTTCTTCGGCGTGGACGAGACCCTCGACCCGGCCCGGTTCGCGCTGCTCCCGCTCTCCCGCCGCACCCTGGTCACCGGCCTGTACGCCGCCGCCCTGGTCAGCGTCCCGGTGCTGGCGACGCTGATCGCGGTCGCCGGGCTGGTGGTCACCGCCGGCGCGCTGGGCGGCTGGCCGGCCGCGCTGGTCGCCGCCGTCGGGGCGGTCGCCGGGCTGCTGCTCTGCGTGGCCGCCGCCCGCGCGGTGACCAGCGCCTTCGCCACCATGCTCCGCTCGCGCCGGGTACGCGACCTGGCCGCCGTCCTGCTCGCGGTGCTCGCCGCGCTGCTCGGGCCGTTGCAGATCGCGGTGATGGCCGCCGTCAGTAAGGCCGACTGGGACCGGCTGACCGGGGTGGCCCGGGTCGTCGGCTGGACCCCGTTCGGGGCACCCTGGACCGCGGGGATCGACGTGGCCGAGGGCCGAGCCTGGGCCGCAGTGCTCAAGCTGCTGATCACCGCGCTGGCGATCGGCGCGCTGCTCTTCTGGTGGTCTCGGTCGCTGGAGTCGGCGATGGTGGGTGCGGCCAGCGCCGGCCCGGCCCGAAGCCAGCGGGGCACGATCGGCGGGGCGGTCGCCCAACTGTTCCCGCGCGCCGTCGGCTGGGCCCGGCGGGACCGGTTCGGCGCGCTGGTGGCCCGGGAGTGCCGCTACTGGTGGCGGGACGCCCGCCGGCGGGCCAACCTGATCACCATCGCGGTGGTCGGCATCTTCGTGCCGGTGATGGTCAACCTCGGTGGCTCCGGCTTCACCGTCGGCGCCGAGGAGGGCTTCTCCGCCACCGGTACGTCGTCGCCCATGCTGGTCAGCCTCTCGATGGTCTTCGTCGGGGTGCTCGCGTCGGTCACCCTGGCCAACCAGTTCGGCTTCGACGGCAGCGCGTACGCGGCCAACGTGGTGGCCGGCGTGCCGGGGCGGCTGGAGCTGCGCGCCCGGATGACCGCGTTCGCGATCTACGTGGTGCCGCTGCTCGGCGTGGTCGCGATCGTCGTGGCCACCGTGCTCGGGCACCCTGAGTGGCTGGGCGTGATGGCCGGCACGCTGCTCGCCGCGTACGGCACCGGGCTGGCGATCAACGGATTCGTCTCGGTGCTCGGCGCGTACGCGCTGCCGGAGACGAGCAACCCGTTCGCCATGAACACCGGCGCCGGGGTGGCGAAGAGCCTGCTCACCCTGCTGTCCATGGTCGCCTCGGCGGTCGTGGCGGTGCCGATGGTGGTCGCCGCGGCGCTGCTCGGCGAGCTCTGGCTCTGGCTGGCCCTGCCGCTCGGCCTGGCGTACGGGCTGGGTGCCGCGCTGCTCGGCGCGTACCTGGCCGGGGACGTGCTCGACCGCCGCCAGCCGGAACTGCTCGCCGCCGTCACCCCCCGCCGCTGA
- a CDS encoding ABC transporter ATP-binding protein — protein MTNEHPALSLRGLAKRFDTKIAVAGVDLDVPAGSFYGLLGPNGAGKTTTLSMAVGLLRPDAGQTRVLGYDVWADPVHAKSLLGVMPDGVRLFDRLSGAELLAYHGLLRGMDPVVVDQRAAELLDVLALTDAGRTLVVDYSAGMKKKIGLACALLHGPRLLVLDEPFEAVDPVSAALIRDILHRYVVGGGTVVFSSHVMEVVERLCSHVAILADGRIKRVGTLDEVRGARSLEEVFVEVVGGRTATGQELSWLSR, from the coding sequence ATGACCAACGAGCACCCCGCGCTGTCTCTCCGTGGCCTGGCCAAGCGGTTCGACACCAAGATCGCTGTCGCCGGGGTCGATTTGGACGTGCCGGCCGGGTCGTTCTACGGGCTGCTCGGCCCGAACGGGGCCGGCAAGACCACCACCCTCTCCATGGCCGTCGGCCTGCTGCGGCCCGACGCCGGCCAAACCCGGGTGCTCGGGTACGACGTCTGGGCCGATCCGGTCCACGCCAAGAGCCTGCTCGGCGTGATGCCGGACGGCGTACGGCTCTTCGACCGGCTCAGCGGCGCGGAGCTGCTGGCGTACCACGGTCTGCTGCGCGGCATGGATCCGGTGGTGGTCGACCAGCGCGCGGCGGAGCTGCTCGACGTGCTCGCGCTGACCGACGCCGGTCGTACTCTCGTGGTCGACTACTCGGCGGGCATGAAGAAGAAGATCGGCCTGGCCTGCGCGCTGCTGCACGGCCCCCGGCTGCTGGTGCTCGACGAGCCGTTCGAGGCGGTCGACCCGGTCTCGGCGGCGCTGATCCGCGACATCCTGCACCGCTACGTCGTCGGCGGGGGCACCGTCGTCTTCTCCAGCCACGTCATGGAGGTCGTCGAGCGGCTCTGCTCACACGTGGCGATCCTCGCCGACGGGCGGATCAAGCGGGTCGGCACGCTCGACGAGGTACGCGGCGCCCGGTCCCTGGAGGAAGTCTTCGTCGAGGTGGTCGGCGGCCGGACCGCGACCGGTCAGGAGCTGTCGTGGCTGTCCCGGTGA
- a CDS encoding sodium/solute symporter has translation MGNAYVVPAIVAVTLVTVGIGFYGLRLARTTSDFLVASRAVSPTWNAAAIGGEYLSAASFLGVAGLILKYGVDVLWYPVGFAAGYLALLLFVAAPLRRSGAFTLADFCEVRLGSRRLRKLATVFVIFIGWLYLVPQLQGAGLTLSTVAGSPYPVGALLVAVVVTANVALGGMRAITFVQAFQYWLKLTALAVPAIFLALQWQADARPAVTPPDGPAFRAATTVVVEHRATLTFPDGDVREVRPGDRLDFAAGDPVPQVSGTAIDATDWLLPATAGEDDQGLFGTYSLILATFLGTMGLPHVLVRFYTNPDGAAARRTTLVVLALVGVFYLLPTIYGVLGRIYTPQLLVTGQTDAVVVLLPEAALGGGTAARLLAALVAAGAFAAFLSTSSGLLTSVAGVISTDVLGRGSVRGFQLATVIAGGVPAVLALNVSGLDVSEVVGLAFAVAASSFCPLLVLGIWWRGLTDLGAAAGVLVGGGAAIGAVLLTVLGPPLTGWPATLTTQPAAWTVPLAFTVMVAVSMATRRRLPRDVGTTMLRLHAPEALRL, from the coding sequence GTGGGCAACGCGTACGTCGTCCCGGCGATCGTCGCGGTCACCCTGGTCACCGTCGGGATCGGCTTCTACGGGCTGCGGCTGGCCCGGACCACCTCCGACTTCCTGGTCGCCTCCCGGGCGGTCAGCCCGACCTGGAACGCCGCCGCCATCGGCGGGGAGTACCTGTCCGCGGCGAGCTTCCTGGGCGTGGCCGGCCTGATCCTCAAGTACGGCGTGGACGTGCTCTGGTACCCGGTCGGCTTCGCGGCCGGATACCTGGCGCTGCTGCTCTTCGTGGCGGCTCCGCTGCGCCGCTCGGGGGCGTTCACCCTGGCGGACTTCTGCGAGGTGCGGCTCGGCTCGCGTCGGCTGCGGAAACTGGCCACCGTCTTCGTGATCTTCATCGGCTGGCTCTACCTGGTGCCGCAGCTGCAGGGGGCGGGGCTGACCCTGTCGACGGTGGCCGGCTCGCCGTACCCGGTGGGTGCGCTGCTGGTCGCCGTGGTGGTGACCGCGAACGTGGCGCTGGGCGGGATGCGGGCGATCACCTTCGTCCAGGCGTTCCAGTACTGGCTGAAGCTGACCGCGCTGGCCGTACCCGCGATCTTCCTGGCGTTGCAGTGGCAGGCCGACGCCCGCCCGGCGGTGACCCCGCCCGACGGCCCGGCGTTCCGGGCCGCGACCACCGTCGTGGTCGAGCACCGCGCGACCCTCACCTTTCCCGACGGCGACGTCCGGGAGGTACGCCCCGGCGACCGTCTCGACTTCGCCGCCGGCGACCCGGTGCCGCAGGTCTCCGGCACGGCCATCGACGCGACGGACTGGCTGCTGCCGGCCACCGCCGGGGAGGACGACCAGGGACTGTTCGGCACGTACTCGCTGATCCTGGCCACCTTCCTCGGCACCATGGGGTTGCCGCACGTGCTGGTGCGCTTCTACACCAATCCGGACGGCGCCGCCGCCCGCCGCACCACCCTGGTGGTGCTCGCCCTGGTCGGCGTCTTCTATCTGCTGCCCACCATCTACGGCGTGCTGGGCCGGATCTACACGCCGCAGCTGCTGGTCACCGGCCAGACCGACGCGGTGGTGGTGCTGCTGCCCGAGGCCGCGCTCGGCGGCGGCACGGCGGCCCGGCTGCTCGCCGCGCTGGTCGCCGCCGGGGCGTTCGCCGCGTTCCTCTCCACCTCGTCCGGGCTGCTCACCAGCGTGGCCGGGGTGATCTCCACGGACGTACTGGGTCGGGGCTCGGTCCGCGGCTTCCAGCTGGCCACGGTGATCGCCGGCGGGGTGCCGGCGGTGCTCGCGCTGAACGTCTCCGGGCTGGACGTCTCCGAGGTGGTGGGGTTGGCCTTCGCGGTGGCCGCGTCGAGCTTCTGCCCGCTGCTGGTGCTCGGCATCTGGTGGCGCGGGCTGACCGATCTGGGCGCCGCCGCCGGGGTGCTGGTCGGCGGCGGCGCCGCGATCGGGGCGGTGCTGCTCACGGTGCTGGGCCCGCCGCTGACCGGCTGGCCGGCCACGCTCACCACCCAGCCGGCCGCGTGGACCGTGCCGCTGGCGTTCACGGTGATGGTGGCGGTCTCGATGGCGACCCGGCGCCGCCTGCCCCGCGACGTCGGCACCACGATGCTCCGTCTGCACGCTCCCGAAGCGCTCCGCCTGTAG
- a CDS encoding choice-of-anchor D domain-containing protein, whose translation MRKFRTLLGVTVAGACVLAGLPDVALAAPTAPFRVLTVDVGDQLGGYPVYQSGVYDTGNSTLSLTPDALDRLSVYAYQGSSYVNLRAEPPTGQQWVEGQKYRATDLGSDTSAGLSLASDGRGCGNITGSITVREVGRNAETNLVDKFAASYEYSCPSGMNKSGVVSGELRWDSSLDYVVAHGNPNPVSFGRQELAVGSAAKTVTFTSVGSAPITFGAASIAGPNPDSFSVTGSNCTGRTLAPGQTCTVSVVTHPVKEGVQTGSLLLADNSSAGTRRVQLSVEAFRGVTGMYYPLSPARLMDTRSGLGAPKAKIGAGKKVDLQIAGRGGVPSSGVSAVVLNVTVTGPTASSYLTLYPAGLSRPTGSSINFPKGWLGSNNVTVKLGSGGKVSVYNHVGSTDVVVDVVGFYAGDNSISSRGWGSQYQWAMPSRLWDSRIDGGAVPAGYYTDGPVDFGREFSPHVKAVVVNITAVSPKKAGFLTAWDGLGDVPKTSTVNYGAGKVVPNLAVIKVRQEWNSKKGYYLPWFAVYTSQTSNIVIDLVGVMDDGVVADGLRFTPLAPTRIVDSRINQGVSGALPPNSIRKVTAPANLVTDATEALAMNVTAVSPTNNTVITVWPADYGLSKPSSSNLNPAAGQIVSNAVLGAIGPQDAFNVHNHSGSTHLVVDVVGTFWLYPGTASSAARLTAGATEGPKVADSTGRVTRRG comes from the coding sequence ATGCGCAAATTCCGCACCCTCCTCGGCGTCACCGTCGCCGGGGCATGTGTGCTGGCAGGGCTGCCGGACGTCGCGCTTGCCGCGCCCACGGCGCCGTTCCGGGTCCTCACCGTCGACGTGGGCGACCAACTCGGCGGCTACCCGGTCTACCAGTCCGGCGTCTACGACACCGGCAACTCCACGCTCTCCCTCACGCCGGACGCCCTCGACCGGCTGAGCGTGTACGCGTACCAGGGGAGTTCCTACGTCAACCTCAGGGCCGAGCCGCCCACCGGGCAGCAGTGGGTCGAGGGGCAGAAGTACCGCGCCACCGACCTGGGCAGCGACACGTCCGCCGGCCTCTCCCTCGCCTCCGACGGCCGGGGCTGCGGAAACATCACCGGCTCGATCACCGTGCGGGAGGTCGGCCGCAACGCGGAGACCAACCTGGTCGATAAGTTCGCCGCCTCGTACGAGTACAGCTGCCCGAGTGGCATGAACAAGAGCGGCGTGGTCAGCGGTGAGCTGCGCTGGGACTCGTCGCTGGACTACGTGGTCGCGCACGGCAACCCAAACCCGGTCTCCTTCGGGCGCCAGGAGCTGGCGGTTGGCAGCGCGGCCAAGACGGTCACCTTCACCTCGGTCGGCAGCGCGCCGATCACCTTCGGGGCCGCGAGCATCGCCGGCCCGAATCCCGACTCGTTCAGCGTCACCGGCTCGAACTGCACCGGCCGGACGCTCGCCCCGGGGCAGACCTGCACCGTCTCGGTCGTGACCCACCCGGTCAAGGAAGGCGTGCAGACCGGCAGCCTCCTGCTCGCCGACAACAGCTCCGCCGGCACCCGGCGGGTGCAACTCTCCGTGGAGGCGTTCCGCGGGGTGACCGGCATGTACTACCCACTGTCCCCGGCCCGGCTGATGGACACCCGATCCGGTCTCGGCGCGCCGAAGGCCAAGATCGGCGCCGGTAAGAAGGTCGACCTCCAGATCGCCGGCCGGGGCGGGGTGCCCAGCAGCGGGGTCAGCGCGGTGGTGCTGAACGTGACCGTCACCGGCCCCACGGCCAGCAGCTACCTCACCCTCTACCCGGCCGGGCTGAGCCGGCCGACCGGGTCGTCGATCAACTTCCCGAAGGGCTGGCTCGGTTCGAACAACGTGACCGTCAAGCTGGGCTCGGGCGGCAAGGTGTCGGTCTACAACCACGTCGGCTCGACCGACGTGGTGGTGGACGTGGTCGGCTTCTACGCCGGCGACAACTCGATCTCCAGCCGTGGCTGGGGCAGCCAGTACCAGTGGGCCATGCCGTCCCGTCTCTGGGACAGCCGTATCGACGGCGGCGCGGTGCCGGCCGGGTACTACACCGACGGCCCGGTCGACTTCGGCCGGGAGTTCAGCCCGCACGTAAAGGCGGTGGTCGTCAACATCACCGCTGTCTCGCCGAAGAAGGCCGGCTTCCTGACGGCCTGGGACGGCCTGGGCGACGTGCCCAAGACCTCCACCGTGAACTACGGCGCCGGCAAGGTGGTGCCGAACCTGGCGGTGATCAAGGTCCGCCAGGAGTGGAACAGCAAAAAGGGCTACTACCTGCCGTGGTTCGCGGTCTACACCTCGCAGACCTCGAACATCGTCATCGACCTGGTGGGCGTGATGGACGACGGCGTGGTCGCCGACGGGCTGCGGTTCACGCCGCTGGCCCCGACCCGGATCGTGGACAGCCGGATCAACCAGGGCGTCTCCGGCGCGCTCCCCCCGAACTCGATCCGCAAGGTCACCGCCCCGGCCAACCTGGTCACCGACGCGACCGAGGCGCTGGCGATGAACGTGACCGCCGTGTCGCCGACCAACAACACGGTGATCACCGTCTGGCCGGCCGACTACGGCCTGAGCAAGCCGTCGAGCAGCAACCTGAACCCGGCCGCCGGGCAGATCGTGTCCAACGCGGTGCTGGGGGCCATCGGCCCGCAGGACGCGTTCAACGTGCACAACCACTCGGGTAGCACCCATCTGGTGGTCGACGTGGTGGGCACCTTCTGGCTCTACCCGGGCACCGCCAGCAGCGCGGCGAGGCTGACCGCCGGGGCGACCGAGGGACCGAAGGTGGCCGACTCGACCGGGCGCGTCACCCGGCGCGGCTGA
- a CDS encoding choice-of-anchor D domain-containing protein produces MRKIRTILGALVAGACASAVLPGVALAAPTAPYTVLTVDVGDAYGKPVKQSGVYDGTNSTVTGRAYATGGVSMGASGLPGGATIAMWITPPVGQSAFTAGQTYPTRGSADATRAGLNISSAPDGCNGADAYGSLTVREVAYDDAGAATAFAAAYEFHCSSNAGAVTGELRWNSSLDYVGVTAFPVPVLDFGRVAIGGTMDTRAVILTVKGTAPSTFDAAGISGANRSSFEVVTNECSGKTIAPGGSCRFLVRPKALRWGDYTANLEVADNSSYGKRVVPMKFTAYDTVIGMYYPLPPQRLLDTRTGQGPLGANSATELQVTGRGGVPASGVGSVVLNVTVTGPTADSFLTLFPSTESVPTASSINFPAGWLGSNNVTVKVGPDGKVMIYNRNGSTHVVVDVVGFYANSDTVKSSLGWGGQYQRVEPTRLIDTRPNTLAAGQTISSYVDFGPASPHVKALVLNITAVKPVKAGFLSAWSGETAVPTSSTVNYGAGKVVPNLAFVQTGRCTNCNGLPYAVPTFSIYTSQVTDLVVDLLGVIDDGSLPDGLRFTPLSPTRIADSRSGLGTFGALEAGEIRKITPPSTVATSDTRVLAMNVTAVSPTKDTVLTVWPADAGMARPGVSNLNPAAGQIVSNAVMGGLGPQYAFNVHNHTGSVHLVADVVGRFYLYSGTASTTALAGRQPLAVRGTGTPG; encoded by the coding sequence ATGCGAAAAATCCGCACCATCCTCGGCGCGCTCGTCGCCGGGGCCTGTGCATCGGCCGTGCTGCCGGGGGTGGCGCTCGCCGCGCCCACCGCGCCGTACACGGTCCTCACCGTCGATGTGGGCGACGCCTACGGCAAGCCCGTCAAGCAGTCCGGCGTCTACGACGGCACCAACTCCACGGTGACCGGGCGCGCGTACGCCACCGGAGGCGTGAGCATGGGTGCGAGCGGCCTGCCGGGCGGCGCCACCATCGCCATGTGGATCACGCCGCCGGTCGGCCAGTCCGCCTTCACCGCAGGCCAGACCTACCCGACCCGCGGCTCCGCTGACGCGACCCGCGCCGGCCTGAACATCTCCTCGGCCCCCGACGGCTGTAACGGCGCGGACGCGTACGGCAGCCTCACCGTCCGGGAGGTCGCCTACGACGACGCCGGGGCGGCGACCGCCTTCGCCGCCGCCTACGAGTTCCACTGCTCGTCGAACGCCGGCGCGGTCACCGGTGAGCTGCGCTGGAACTCCAGCCTGGACTACGTCGGGGTGACCGCCTTCCCCGTGCCGGTGCTCGACTTCGGCCGGGTGGCGATCGGTGGCACCATGGACACCAGGGCCGTCATCCTGACCGTCAAGGGCACCGCGCCGAGCACCTTCGACGCGGCCGGCATCTCCGGGGCGAACCGGTCCTCCTTCGAGGTCGTCACCAACGAGTGCTCCGGAAAGACGATCGCGCCGGGTGGGTCCTGCCGGTTCCTCGTGCGGCCGAAGGCGCTGCGCTGGGGTGACTACACGGCCAACCTCGAGGTGGCGGACAACAGCAGCTACGGCAAGCGGGTCGTGCCGATGAAGTTCACCGCGTACGACACGGTGATCGGCATGTACTACCCGCTGCCCCCGCAGCGCCTGCTCGACACCCGCACCGGCCAGGGACCGCTCGGCGCCAACTCCGCAACGGAACTCCAGGTGACCGGGCGGGGCGGCGTGCCGGCCAGCGGCGTCGGCTCGGTGGTGCTGAACGTGACGGTCACCGGTCCGACGGCGGACAGCTTCCTCACCCTCTTCCCGAGCACCGAGTCGGTCCCGACCGCGTCGTCGATCAACTTCCCGGCCGGCTGGCTCGGCTCGAACAACGTGACCGTGAAGGTCGGCCCCGACGGCAAGGTCATGATCTACAACCGCAACGGCTCCACCCATGTGGTGGTGGACGTGGTCGGCTTCTACGCCAACAGCGACACGGTGAAGAGCAGCCTCGGCTGGGGCGGCCAGTACCAGCGGGTCGAGCCGACGCGGCTCATCGACACCCGCCCGAACACCCTGGCGGCGGGGCAGACCATCAGCAGCTACGTCGACTTCGGTCCGGCCAGCCCGCACGTCAAGGCGCTCGTCCTCAACATCACCGCGGTCAAGCCGGTCAAGGCGGGCTTCCTCAGCGCCTGGTCCGGGGAGACCGCGGTGCCGACCTCCTCGACGGTCAACTACGGCGCCGGCAAGGTGGTGCCCAACCTCGCCTTCGTCCAGACCGGCCGGTGCACCAACTGCAACGGCCTCCCGTACGCGGTGCCGACCTTCTCCATCTACACGTCGCAGGTGACCGACCTGGTGGTGGACCTCCTTGGGGTCATCGACGACGGCTCGCTGCCGGACGGGCTGCGGTTCACCCCGCTCAGCCCGACCCGGATCGCGGACAGCCGCAGCGGTCTCGGCACCTTCGGCGCACTTGAGGCCGGTGAGATCCGGAAGATCACCCCGCCGTCGACGGTGGCGACCTCGGACACTCGGGTGTTGGCGATGAACGTGACCGCGGTGTCGCCGACGAAGGACACCGTGCTCACCGTCTGGCCGGCGGACGCCGGCATGGCCCGGCCGGGCGTGAGCAACCTGAACCCGGCCGCCGGGCAGATCGTCTCGAACGCGGTCATGGGCGGGCTCGGGCCGCAGTACGCGTTCAACGTCCACAACCACACCGGCAGCGTTCACCTCGT